From one Catellatospora sp. IY07-71 genomic stretch:
- a CDS encoding FtsK/SpoIIIE domain-containing protein — translation MPLVNVVHGDKLPAAPLNLRVPSWRVPGWAMAAWWIGKGLVSTTVFLIRHWRITGPAATVGYLLHEFGPLGTGAIAATVAVSLGGWWRAHPASFWRFAGFPAVATWRRVWVYRRGWLAAMTTTGLAVTVNGDRYIPRLVKVRAHEHGDDVTVRLVAGQHPDDWAKVAARLAYTFRARAARAVQHPKRLDRVVLQFRRVDSLLRTVAPFPVPAVANLAALPVAKRETGGVWHLRLTGTHVLIAGATDSGKGSVLWSIVSALAGSVRAGLVQLWAFDPKGGMELAAGAPLFARFSFEDPDAMAGDLEDAVKVLRRRAAALRGRARQRTATVEDPTLVILVDEMAALTAYVGDKKTRDRIKDALSLILSQGRAVGVHVVAAVQDPRKDVLPFRDLFPTRIALRLTEPEQADLILGDGSRDRGAICDLIPVALPGVGFVRLDGSPEPHRVRFSFHTDAQLADLAAAYKPEVTA, via the coding sequence ATGCCCCTCGTGAACGTCGTGCACGGCGACAAGCTGCCCGCCGCGCCGCTGAACCTGCGGGTCCCGTCCTGGCGGGTGCCGGGCTGGGCCATGGCCGCCTGGTGGATCGGCAAGGGCCTGGTCTCCACGACCGTGTTCCTGATTCGCCACTGGCGCATCACCGGCCCGGCCGCCACGGTCGGCTACCTGCTGCACGAGTTCGGACCGCTGGGCACCGGTGCGATCGCCGCGACGGTGGCGGTGTCGCTGGGCGGCTGGTGGCGGGCGCACCCGGCCAGCTTCTGGCGCTTCGCCGGGTTCCCGGCCGTCGCCACGTGGCGGCGGGTGTGGGTGTACCGGCGTGGCTGGCTGGCCGCGATGACCACCACCGGCCTCGCCGTCACCGTCAACGGTGACCGGTACATTCCGCGGCTGGTCAAGGTCCGCGCCCACGAGCACGGCGACGACGTGACCGTGCGCCTGGTCGCAGGCCAGCACCCCGACGACTGGGCCAAGGTCGCCGCGCGGCTGGCGTACACGTTCAGGGCCCGCGCCGCCCGCGCGGTGCAGCACCCGAAGCGGCTGGATCGGGTGGTGCTGCAGTTCCGGCGGGTGGACTCGCTGCTGCGCACGGTCGCCCCGTTCCCGGTGCCGGCCGTGGCGAACCTGGCCGCGCTGCCGGTGGCCAAGCGGGAGACGGGCGGGGTGTGGCACCTGCGCCTGACCGGCACCCATGTGCTGATCGCGGGGGCGACCGACTCGGGCAAGGGCTCGGTGCTGTGGTCGATCGTCTCGGCGCTGGCCGGGTCGGTCCGGGCCGGGCTGGTGCAGCTGTGGGCGTTCGACCCCAAGGGCGGCATGGAACTGGCCGCAGGCGCTCCGCTGTTCGCCCGGTTCAGCTTCGAGGACCCCGATGCGATGGCCGGGGACCTGGAGGACGCGGTCAAGGTCCTGCGCCGCCGGGCTGCCGCGCTGCGGGGCCGTGCCCGCCAGCGCACCGCCACCGTGGAGGACCCGACGCTGGTGATCCTGGTCGACGAGATGGCGGCGCTGACCGCCTACGTCGGCGACAAGAAGACCCGCGACCGGATCAAGGACGCCCTGTCCCTGATCCTCAGCCAGGGCCGCGCCGTCGGCGTGCACGTGGTCGCGGCGGTGCAGGACCCGCGCAAGGACGTGCTGCCGTTCCGGGACCTGTTCCCGACCCGGATCGCGCTGCGGCTGACCGAACCCGAGCAGGCAGACCTGATCCTCGGCGACGGCTCCCGCGACCGCGGCGCCATCTGCGACCTGATCCCGGTCGCGCTGCCGGGTGTGGGGTTCGTGCGCCTGGACGGCTCACCTGAGCCGCACCGGGTCCGGTTCTCCTTCCACACCGACGCCCAGCTGGCCGACCTCGCCGCCGCCTACAAGCCGGAGGTGACCGCATGA
- a CDS encoding helix-turn-helix transcriptional regulator, which translates to MAEVLRRRRTELGMSQADLATAAGVDKRQIRRYEAGEQQPVLSVAVAIAKALKISVGELAGIPSHEVNLSGDWWAAWQTFKDGQQVITLQQVHFAQQSEFVAVETTTRGVAVEDGGYHWRGELRLWDNEILMGWYAALDGSVRSKGTMYFVLHPHGQQMAGRWVGMSYDGKIVTGWGAIARDGDTATNIIDQLKVEKGQE; encoded by the coding sequence ATGGCAGAAGTGCTACGCCGCAGGCGCACGGAACTCGGCATGTCGCAGGCAGATCTTGCGACCGCCGCAGGCGTCGACAAGCGGCAGATCCGTCGGTATGAGGCGGGCGAACAACAGCCCGTGCTGTCGGTGGCTGTCGCCATCGCTAAGGCACTCAAGATCTCCGTCGGAGAGTTGGCCGGCATCCCCAGCCATGAGGTGAACCTCTCCGGCGACTGGTGGGCTGCCTGGCAGACGTTCAAGGATGGTCAGCAGGTCATCACCCTGCAACAAGTCCACTTCGCCCAGCAGAGCGAATTCGTCGCCGTCGAGACGACCACGCGCGGCGTCGCCGTCGAGGACGGCGGCTACCACTGGCGTGGCGAACTCCGGCTGTGGGACAACGAGATCCTGATGGGCTGGTACGCAGCCCTCGACGGCTCGGTGCGATCCAAGGGCACCATGTACTTCGTGCTCCACCCCCACGGACAGCAAATGGCTGGCCGATGGGTCGGCATGAGCTACGACGGAAAGATCGTCACCGGCTGGGGTGCGATCGCCCGCGACGGCGACACCGCAACAAACATCATTGATCAGCTAAAAGTGGAGAAGGGCCAGGAATGA
- the cutA gene encoding divalent-cation tolerance protein CutA, with product MTDPICEVIITGPDPDWLASFTHALVNDRLAACGHNIAPIRSIYRWAGVVHDACEARVALHTRSSCVAAIVERANREHPYEVPCVIATPIVEANPAYEAWILEETAG from the coding sequence ATGACCGATCCGATCTGCGAAGTGATCATCACTGGACCAGACCCGGACTGGCTCGCCAGTTTCACTCACGCTCTGGTCAACGATCGTCTAGCAGCATGCGGACACAACATCGCGCCAATTCGATCTATCTATCGATGGGCAGGCGTTGTGCACGACGCGTGTGAAGCCCGCGTCGCGCTTCACACGCGTTCAAGCTGTGTTGCCGCGATCGTCGAGCGGGCCAATCGAGAGCACCCATACGAAGTACCGTGTGTCATCGCAACGCCAATTGTCGAGGCGAACCCAGCGTATGAGGCATGGATACTGGAGGAGACGGCCGGCTAG
- a CDS encoding TIGR04255 family protein, producing the protein MSSGPRFDRPPVREVALTVQFDALQTMQTLTLAPLRVDWSPEYPKLSEVAPRSPLTRTGANVEFVSSEAPWPVPRCTFISADGNRAIEIQHDRFGVTWSFDSDAPSYPGFGALSAELAARFGQFEALINSSLGVDIQVNDVEIEYENHIEGIRAEELCFGILSGWAQSTATLAEPTLDYAGMRFHYCASPSNDNTAILVGVDTAESDGNGSASTLRLEVQRDTDSSKVFVESLSIAHEVLVRRFLEVTTPAMHSEWGLRA; encoded by the coding sequence ATGTCTTCAGGTCCCCGCTTCGACAGGCCACCTGTGCGTGAGGTCGCTCTAACGGTACAGTTTGACGCATTGCAGACAATGCAAACCCTCACGCTTGCTCCTTTGCGTGTCGACTGGTCCCCTGAGTACCCGAAGCTCAGTGAGGTGGCGCCCAGGTCGCCGCTCACGCGTACGGGAGCTAACGTCGAGTTCGTTTCATCTGAGGCACCTTGGCCGGTGCCGCGCTGCACCTTTATTAGTGCTGATGGAAATCGCGCCATTGAGATTCAACATGATCGGTTCGGGGTAACTTGGAGTTTCGACTCTGACGCCCCAAGCTATCCTGGGTTCGGTGCATTGAGCGCGGAACTTGCTGCGAGGTTTGGGCAGTTCGAGGCACTCATTAACTCCAGTCTGGGCGTCGATATACAGGTAAATGACGTCGAGATTGAGTATGAGAACCACATCGAAGGAATCAGGGCAGAAGAACTCTGCTTTGGCATCTTGTCAGGTTGGGCTCAGTCGACAGCGACCCTTGCCGAGCCAACTCTGGATTATGCCGGCATGCGCTTCCACTACTGCGCCTCACCGTCCAACGACAACACCGCAATCCTTGTTGGTGTGGATACCGCGGAAAGCGACGGCAACGGGTCTGCATCCACGCTGCGGCTGGAAGTGCAACGCGATACTGATTCCTCTAAGGTCTTTGTCGAATCACTTTCAATAGCTCATGAAGTGCTAGTTCGGCGGTTCTTGGAAGTCACTACGCCAGCCATGCATAGTGAGTGGGGGCTACGCGCATGA
- a CDS encoding S8 family serine peptidase encodes MTAVLGLAILLAAAPSSAGPQPSAEADSRRTEPTAAQAVAASIGRADRSAAATVDGVRRLAEPGGKGRTAEPQHEPHTVLVRFKAGTSASARGRVAGRVGGKVSTDTSTTGYVKITTSGPAAKAVAALRDDAAVAEVSLDYRRTKSKVPNDYYYAQYQKYLATIRLPQAWDVQSAATGVTIAIVDTGVDGGHPDLAGKLVAGYNSVADNNQTADYDGHGTMVAGIAAANTGNTYGVAGAAYNGRIMPIMVFSGEYAYDSDIAEGVIWAVDHGAKIVNMSLGGAGQTPVLHEAVKYAVGKGVLVVVAAGNTGDDSPHYPAMYPEVLTVGATDHAAALTDFSSWGDHVDLAAPGFDIISTHSRTTEYGPSFAYGIGAGTSYSSPLVAGVAALVRAKYPSLTPAQVIERLKSTARDAGPRGIDPYYGYGVVDAYRALGGAATTDFAMKPAGANEPDDVPARATAVPLSAEEFQSITGSSAIEGDVDWYRFEVKGRESRVALTLTPPAHDGRRAQNFDPVLALYDAELRLIQEVDSTQGVNAVEQLSQPLYPGTYYVKVRNFNGAPDERAYTLRKSVGNAGYWDFPAFGEGAYGDVAVSGETTAIGDVTGDGRPDALLTSGHDSQGTGRKLFVFAQAADGTMAAARQYETRIQYDEKAAIAVLDANGDGRNDVALAVAVGVEVLLQDESGLLQPGVLLPGTEGARYLAAGDMDGDGDTDLVYSAQGVFLLTQGAGGTFAKSTVATGTTWHEVEIGDLDGDGRNDVASPAVNGVAVHLAGAGGWTTTFYGHNVSDGGTPRGIEVADLNGDGRADIAATLRSNQGQLAVFRQLSGGTMVRSSIEYLYYEPDGIEAGDWDGDGRLDLFVAHGGFGALSTFRQHAEGYLEPARGAHVSLPVYPHANGFAAGDLDGDGRADLATAAEAHKGIWFGYSAYGARPGRGPQVWVKDTSVPARGRLGRGELVLTMQRELDPASVNGGTVRLVRGSTGAVLALPVSYDPATRTITIRLVTEAQRPGPGRPPARAVLPDNLSYRLVLDGVEDSTGSVLSGYSVWYVG; translated from the coding sequence ATGACGGCTGTCCTCGGTCTGGCGATTCTGCTCGCGGCGGCGCCGTCCAGCGCCGGCCCGCAGCCGTCCGCCGAAGCCGACAGCCGCCGCACCGAGCCGACCGCCGCACAGGCCGTCGCGGCGAGCATCGGCCGCGCGGACCGGTCAGCGGCCGCCACCGTGGACGGCGTCCGCCGTCTGGCCGAGCCGGGCGGCAAGGGCAGGACCGCCGAGCCGCAGCACGAGCCGCACACCGTTCTGGTCAGGTTCAAGGCCGGCACGTCGGCGTCGGCGCGCGGCCGGGTCGCGGGCCGGGTCGGCGGCAAGGTCTCCACCGACACCTCCACCACCGGTTACGTGAAGATCACGACCAGTGGACCGGCCGCGAAGGCGGTGGCGGCACTACGTGATGACGCCGCCGTCGCGGAGGTGTCGCTGGACTACCGGCGCACCAAGTCGAAGGTGCCCAACGACTACTACTACGCGCAGTACCAGAAGTACCTGGCCACGATCCGGCTGCCGCAGGCGTGGGACGTGCAGTCCGCCGCCACCGGCGTCACCATCGCCATCGTCGACACCGGTGTGGACGGCGGTCACCCCGACCTGGCCGGGAAGCTGGTCGCCGGTTACAACTCGGTGGCGGACAACAACCAGACCGCCGACTACGACGGCCACGGCACGATGGTGGCGGGCATCGCCGCCGCGAACACCGGCAACACCTACGGCGTGGCGGGTGCGGCGTACAACGGCCGGATCATGCCGATCATGGTGTTCAGCGGTGAGTACGCCTACGACTCCGACATCGCCGAGGGCGTGATCTGGGCCGTCGACCACGGCGCGAAGATCGTGAACATGTCGCTGGGCGGGGCCGGGCAGACCCCGGTGCTGCACGAGGCCGTCAAGTACGCCGTCGGCAAGGGCGTGCTCGTGGTGGTCGCCGCGGGCAACACAGGCGACGACTCGCCGCACTACCCGGCGATGTACCCCGAGGTGCTGACGGTCGGGGCGACCGACCACGCCGCCGCCCTCACCGACTTCAGCTCGTGGGGCGACCACGTCGACCTCGCCGCGCCGGGCTTCGACATCATCTCCACCCACTCCCGGACCACCGAGTACGGCCCGTCGTTCGCCTACGGCATCGGTGCGGGCACGTCGTACTCGTCCCCGCTGGTCGCCGGTGTCGCGGCGCTCGTGCGGGCCAAGTACCCCAGCCTGACCCCGGCGCAGGTGATCGAGCGGCTGAAGTCGACCGCGCGCGACGCGGGCCCGCGCGGCATCGACCCCTACTACGGCTACGGCGTGGTCGACGCGTACCGCGCCCTCGGCGGCGCCGCGACCACCGACTTCGCCATGAAGCCGGCCGGCGCGAACGAGCCGGACGACGTGCCCGCGCGGGCCACCGCTGTGCCGCTCTCCGCCGAGGAGTTCCAGAGCATCACCGGCAGCTCCGCGATCGAAGGCGACGTCGACTGGTACCGGTTCGAGGTGAAGGGCAGGGAGTCCCGGGTCGCGCTCACGCTCACCCCGCCCGCTCATGACGGCCGCCGGGCGCAGAACTTCGATCCCGTGCTGGCCCTGTACGACGCCGAGCTGCGCCTCATCCAGGAGGTCGACAGCACGCAGGGCGTGAACGCGGTCGAGCAGCTCAGCCAGCCGCTGTACCCCGGCACGTACTACGTCAAGGTCCGCAACTTCAACGGCGCCCCGGATGAGCGGGCCTACACGCTGAGGAAGAGCGTGGGCAACGCCGGCTACTGGGACTTCCCGGCCTTCGGCGAGGGTGCCTATGGCGACGTCGCCGTCTCGGGTGAGACGACCGCGATCGGCGACGTCACGGGAGACGGGCGGCCGGACGCACTGCTCACGAGTGGCCACGACTCCCAGGGAACCGGACGCAAGCTGTTCGTCTTCGCGCAGGCCGCCGACGGCACCATGGCGGCGGCGAGGCAGTACGAGACCCGCATCCAGTACGACGAGAAGGCAGCGATCGCCGTACTCGACGCGAACGGCGACGGCCGCAACGACGTCGCCCTCGCCGTCGCGGTCGGCGTCGAGGTGTTGCTCCAGGACGAGAGCGGTCTGCTCCAGCCCGGCGTGCTGCTGCCCGGCACCGAAGGCGCGCGCTACCTGGCCGCGGGTGACATGGACGGTGACGGCGACACCGACCTGGTGTACTCGGCCCAGGGCGTGTTCCTGCTGACCCAGGGCGCAGGCGGAACGTTCGCCAAGTCCACTGTCGCGACGGGCACCACCTGGCACGAGGTCGAGATCGGCGACCTCGACGGCGACGGCCGCAACGATGTCGCGTCACCTGCCGTCAACGGCGTCGCGGTGCACCTGGCGGGTGCGGGCGGCTGGACCACCACCTTCTACGGCCACAACGTGAGCGACGGCGGGACTCCGCGCGGAATCGAGGTCGCCGACCTCAACGGTGACGGCCGGGCGGACATCGCGGCCACGCTGCGGTCGAACCAGGGCCAGCTCGCCGTCTTCCGCCAGCTGTCCGGCGGCACCATGGTCCGCAGCTCGATCGAGTACCTGTACTACGAACCGGACGGCATCGAGGCCGGCGACTGGGACGGGGACGGGCGGCTGGACCTGTTCGTGGCTCACGGGGGCTTCGGAGCGCTGTCCACCTTCCGGCAGCACGCCGAGGGGTATCTCGAACCCGCCCGGGGGGCCCACGTGAGCCTGCCGGTGTACCCCCACGCCAACGGTTTCGCCGCCGGTGATCTGGACGGCGACGGCCGGGCGGACCTCGCGACCGCCGCGGAGGCACATAAAGGCATCTGGTTCGGGTACAGCGCTTACGGCGCGCGACCCGGCCGGGGCCCGCAGGTGTGGGTGAAGGACACCAGCGTGCCGGCACGAGGAAGGCTCGGCCGCGGCGAACTCGTCCTCACGATGCAGCGTGAGCTGGACCCGGCCTCGGTGAACGGCGGAACCGTGCGGTTGGTCCGCGGTTCGACCGGCGCCGTGCTGGCGCTGCCGGTCAGTTACGACCCGGCGACCCGCACCATCACCATCCGTCTGGTCACCGAGGCCCAGCGTCCCGGGCCGGGGCGCCCGCCCGCCAGGGCGGTCCTTCCCGACAACCTGTCGTATCGGCTGGTGCTGGACGGCGTCGAGGACAGCACCGGCAGTGTGCTCAGCGGCTACTCGGTCTGGTACGTGGGCTGA
- a CDS encoding trypsin-like serine protease, which translates to MSNGDTPRRPKGRRLAGALAGLVLGGAAFVMPSGVASASPEGPPPLPANAGNIALTPDKIPAGAVRATGPMPEPGSSGSAFSGRATLKPGDSRIIGGELVAPSAHPGVVAVLSYFVAWDDHADEYAWFISTCTGTVLSPTKVLTAAQCSVDLPFGTTFVIAGLADVREGSTDGQVARVASTWTHQGYNHAEQEKAWETSAQGNPYPHDNVTVLTLKDALDSAYTPVTLPAQGADIPPAGTEATIVGYGVNDGVNNTGAGLLRATTVPIVADSTCSAAYNFAKFNAYSMLCAGLPYSEGSCHGDSGGPLFVDGVQYGIISTRYKGYCPADHGIYMRVPTYHDLITEDMARSGLVNPDWTGDGHSDFMVRCKTSGTSTDVCSKSGEVIMFGGSGLYKDGYYGFNAAMSLGYGWNTYTKIMRVTSWNGDGEPSIIARDGYGGLWQYKLDSSGELLPRIKIGSGWNMFNDIMVTNNWMGDGMPNLMGRKPNGELWIYTSDGAGGWKNPSGTRIGTGWGMFNTILTPGSWQGDGFQTLLGRKPDGRLYMYNSNGAGGWQNPSGTQIGSGWQMFTTFMSPGDWNGDNMVDLVGVKSDGTVRLYTTNGKAGWINATGAVIATGWQIFDRVF; encoded by the coding sequence GTGTCAAACGGGGACACGCCTCGTCGGCCCAAGGGACGTCGGCTGGCCGGTGCGCTGGCCGGTCTCGTGCTGGGCGGTGCCGCGTTCGTAATGCCCTCGGGCGTCGCCAGCGCGTCGCCTGAGGGCCCGCCGCCGCTTCCGGCCAACGCCGGGAACATCGCCCTCACGCCCGACAAGATCCCGGCCGGGGCGGTGCGTGCCACGGGCCCCATGCCCGAGCCGGGATCCTCCGGGTCGGCCTTCAGCGGCCGGGCCACCCTCAAGCCGGGCGATTCGCGGATCATCGGCGGCGAGCTGGTCGCTCCGTCCGCGCACCCTGGTGTGGTGGCCGTCTTGTCGTACTTCGTGGCCTGGGACGACCACGCCGACGAGTACGCCTGGTTCATCAGCACCTGCACCGGCACCGTGCTCAGCCCGACGAAGGTGCTGACCGCGGCCCAGTGCTCGGTGGACCTGCCGTTCGGGACCACGTTCGTGATCGCGGGCCTCGCCGACGTCCGGGAGGGCTCCACCGACGGCCAGGTCGCCCGGGTCGCCAGCACCTGGACCCACCAGGGCTACAACCACGCCGAGCAGGAGAAGGCGTGGGAGACGTCGGCCCAGGGCAACCCCTATCCGCATGACAACGTCACGGTGCTCACCCTGAAGGATGCGCTGGACAGCGCCTATACGCCGGTCACGCTGCCGGCGCAGGGCGCCGACATCCCACCCGCGGGCACCGAGGCGACGATCGTCGGTTACGGGGTCAACGACGGCGTCAACAACACGGGCGCCGGCCTGCTGCGGGCGACCACGGTGCCGATCGTCGCCGACAGCACCTGCTCGGCGGCGTACAACTTCGCGAAGTTCAACGCCTACAGCATGCTCTGTGCGGGCCTGCCCTACTCAGAGGGCTCATGCCACGGGGACTCCGGCGGCCCGCTGTTCGTGGACGGTGTCCAGTACGGCATCATCTCCACCCGGTACAAGGGCTACTGCCCCGCGGACCACGGCATCTACATGCGGGTGCCCACCTACCACGACCTGATCACCGAGGACATGGCCCGCAGCGGGCTGGTCAATCCGGATTGGACCGGTGACGGCCACAGCGACTTCATGGTCCGCTGCAAGACCTCGGGCACCTCGACCGATGTGTGCAGCAAGTCCGGCGAGGTCATCATGTTCGGCGGGTCCGGCCTGTACAAGGACGGCTACTACGGCTTCAACGCCGCGATGTCGCTGGGTTACGGCTGGAACACGTACACGAAGATCATGCGGGTCACCAGCTGGAACGGTGACGGCGAGCCGTCGATCATCGCGCGGGACGGCTACGGCGGGCTGTGGCAGTACAAACTGGACAGCAGTGGCGAGCTGCTGCCCCGCATCAAGATCGGTTCCGGCTGGAACATGTTCAACGACATCATGGTCACCAACAACTGGATGGGCGACGGCATGCCCAACCTGATGGGCCGCAAGCCCAACGGTGAACTGTGGATCTACACCAGTGACGGCGCGGGTGGCTGGAAGAACCCGTCCGGCACCCGGATCGGCACCGGCTGGGGCATGTTCAACACCATCCTCACCCCGGGCTCGTGGCAGGGCGACGGCTTCCAGACCCTGCTGGGCCGCAAGCCCGACGGCCGGCTGTACATGTACAACAGCAACGGCGCCGGCGGCTGGCAGAACCCGTCCGGCACGCAGATCGGCTCGGGCTGGCAGATGTTCACCACCTTCATGTCGCCCGGCGACTGGAACGGTGACAACATGGTCGATCTGGTGGGCGTGAAGTCGGACGGCACCGTCCGGCTCTACACCACCAACGGCAAGGCCGGCTGGATCAACGCCACCGGCGCGGTCATCGCCACCGGCTGGCAGATCTTCGACCGGGTCTTCTGA